One genomic segment of Microbacterium sp. ProA8 includes these proteins:
- the argJ gene encoding bifunctional glutamate N-acetyltransferase/amino-acid acetyltransferase ArgJ yields the protein MSVTTPQGFAAAGVAVGLKSSGKPDVAVVVNRGPLKVGAAVFTSNRAKANPILWSQEVVRDGVVEAIVLNSGGANCFTGSFGFQTTHQTAEKAAELLDVSAGDILVCSTGLIGTGDEVFRAKVLAGTEQGIAELSADGGEAASLAIMTTDSRPKRSAVTKDGWSIGGMAKGAGMLAPGLATMLVVITTDAVLDAAQADAALRRATGRTFDRLDSDGCMSTNDQVTLMVSGASGITPDADAFAAALAEVCQDLAKQLQGDAEGSSHDITIEVVNAASEEDAVEVGRSVARNNLFKAAVFGNDPNWGRVLAAIGTTQAAFDPYDVDVWMNGVRVCSAGGPDAPREAVDLTPRATDLVIDLKVGVATATILTNDLTHDYVHENSAYSS from the coding sequence GTGAGCGTCACCACGCCCCAGGGATTCGCCGCAGCCGGCGTCGCCGTCGGACTCAAGTCGTCGGGCAAGCCCGACGTGGCCGTCGTCGTCAACCGCGGCCCGCTCAAGGTGGGCGCGGCCGTCTTCACGAGCAACCGCGCGAAGGCGAACCCGATCCTCTGGTCGCAGGAGGTCGTCCGTGACGGCGTCGTGGAGGCGATCGTCCTCAACTCCGGCGGGGCGAACTGCTTCACGGGCTCGTTCGGCTTCCAGACGACGCACCAGACCGCCGAGAAGGCGGCGGAGCTGCTCGACGTGAGCGCGGGGGACATCCTGGTGTGCTCGACCGGTCTCATCGGCACGGGCGACGAGGTGTTCCGTGCGAAGGTCCTGGCCGGCACCGAGCAGGGTATCGCCGAGCTCTCCGCAGACGGCGGGGAAGCGGCATCCCTCGCAATCATGACGACCGACTCCCGTCCCAAGCGCTCCGCCGTGACGAAGGACGGCTGGTCGATCGGCGGCATGGCGAAGGGCGCGGGGATGCTCGCGCCCGGCCTCGCGACGATGCTCGTGGTGATCACGACCGACGCGGTCCTCGACGCGGCGCAGGCCGACGCCGCGCTGCGTCGGGCCACCGGTCGCACGTTCGACCGGCTCGACTCGGACGGCTGCATGTCGACGAACGACCAGGTCACGCTCATGGTCAGCGGTGCCTCGGGCATCACCCCCGACGCCGACGCGTTCGCCGCTGCGCTCGCCGAGGTCTGCCAGGATCTCGCGAAGCAGCTGCAGGGCGATGCCGAAGGCTCGAGCCACGACATCACCATCGAGGTCGTCAACGCGGCCTCCGAGGAGGACGCCGTGGAGGTCGGCCGCTCGGTCGCCCGAAACAACCTATTCAAGGCGGCGGTCTTCGGCAACGACCCGAACTGGGGCCGCGTGCTCGCGGCGATCGGGACCACCCAGGCGGCCTTCGACCCGTATGACGTCGACGTGTGGATGAACGGCGTGCGTGTGTGCAGCGCCGGCGGCCCCGACGCGCCCCGCGAGGCTGTCGACCTGACGCCCCGCGCCACCGACCTCGTCATCGACCTGAAGGTCGGCGTCGCGACGGCGACGATCCTGACCAACGACCTCACCCACGATTACGTTCACGAGAACAGCGCGTACTCCTCATGA
- the argB gene encoding acetylglutamate kinase, with amino-acid sequence MTDLQETDPGKASARAVTLIESLPWLKRFRDQIVVVKYGGNAMVSEELQDAFAADIAYLRYVGVKPVVVHGGGPQISSMLDRLEIPSEFKGGYRVTSTEAISVVRMVLTGQINPQLVSKINAHGPVATGLSGEDAGLFGGRRRGVVIEGVEHDLGRVGDVVEVDPQPVLDQIAAGRIPVVSSIAPDLDHPGHSLNVNADAAASALAVALGAAKLVVLTDVAGLYADWPNRDSLVSHLTSTELRAMLPTLESGMIPKMAACLEAVEGGVETAAIIDGRVPHSVLVEIFTSKGIGTEVVHG; translated from the coding sequence ATGACTGATCTGCAAGAGACCGATCCCGGCAAGGCCAGCGCGCGGGCCGTGACGCTCATCGAGTCGCTGCCCTGGCTCAAGCGCTTCCGCGACCAGATCGTCGTCGTGAAGTACGGCGGCAACGCGATGGTGAGCGAGGAGCTGCAGGATGCCTTCGCCGCCGACATCGCCTACCTCCGCTACGTCGGGGTGAAGCCGGTCGTCGTCCACGGCGGTGGCCCTCAGATCTCGTCGATGCTCGACCGCCTGGAGATTCCGAGCGAGTTCAAGGGCGGCTACCGCGTCACTTCCACCGAGGCGATCTCGGTGGTGCGCATGGTGCTCACCGGGCAGATCAACCCGCAGCTCGTGTCGAAGATCAATGCCCACGGCCCGGTGGCCACCGGTCTCAGCGGCGAGGATGCGGGCCTGTTCGGCGGACGCCGCCGCGGCGTCGTGATCGAGGGCGTCGAGCACGACCTCGGCCGGGTCGGGGACGTCGTCGAGGTGGATCCGCAGCCGGTGCTCGACCAGATCGCCGCCGGCCGCATCCCGGTCGTGTCGAGCATCGCGCCCGACCTCGACCACCCGGGGCACTCCTTGAACGTGAACGCGGATGCCGCGGCATCCGCGCTCGCCGTGGCGCTGGGAGCCGCGAAGCTCGTGGTGCTCACCGACGTGGCCGGGCTCTACGCCGACTGGCCCAACCGCGACTCGCTCGTGTCGCACCTGACCTCGACCGAGCTGCGCGCGATGCTGCCCACGCTCGAGTCGGGCATGATCCCGAAGATGGCGGCGTGCCTGGAGGCCGTCGAGGGCGGCGTCGAGACCGCGGCCATCATCGACGGGCGGGTGCCGCACTCGGTGCTCGTGGAGATCTTCACCAGCAAGGGAATCGGAACAGAGGTGGTGCACGGATGA
- a CDS encoding acetylornithine transaminase — MSWHDDAGRDLVRSFGERMALFVRGEGSYLWDADGKRYLDFLAGIAVDSLGHAHPVFVDAIATQAATLAHVSNYFATPPQLALASTLKRLAGTGDEGRVYFGNSGAEANEAAFKLARLHGGTERPRILALKDAFHGRTMGTLALTGKPYMQEPFLPMTPGVEFIDSTVEALEAAIDDRVAALFVEPVKGEAGVLPLPEGYLAAAREITERQGALLIIDEIQTGAGRTGEWFAFQHEGITPDAITVAKGIGGGFPIGALITFGSASDLFYPGTHGSTFGGNALGTAVAGAVLGEIERADLVRNAAERGAQLREAISGIDSELITGCRGAGLLIGVGLRHPVAKALVAAAQEHGLVINAPNDETIRLVPALTIGDVEIDEFVELFTAAIRTVEDALVLETPTEVPA; from the coding sequence ATGAGTTGGCACGATGACGCAGGACGCGATCTCGTCCGCAGCTTCGGCGAGCGGATGGCGTTGTTCGTCCGAGGCGAGGGCTCCTACCTTTGGGACGCCGACGGCAAGCGGTACCTCGACTTCCTGGCGGGCATCGCGGTGGACTCGCTGGGTCACGCCCACCCGGTGTTCGTGGACGCCATCGCGACCCAGGCGGCGACGCTGGCGCACGTGTCGAACTACTTCGCGACGCCGCCGCAGCTCGCGCTCGCGTCGACGCTGAAGCGTCTCGCGGGCACCGGCGACGAGGGTCGCGTGTACTTCGGCAACTCCGGCGCCGAGGCGAACGAGGCGGCGTTCAAGCTCGCGCGCCTGCACGGAGGCACCGAGCGCCCGCGGATCCTTGCGCTGAAAGACGCCTTCCACGGCCGCACGATGGGCACGCTCGCCCTCACCGGCAAGCCGTACATGCAGGAGCCCTTCCTGCCGATGACGCCGGGCGTCGAGTTCATCGACTCCACGGTCGAGGCGCTCGAGGCGGCGATCGACGACCGCGTCGCGGCGCTGTTCGTCGAGCCCGTCAAGGGCGAGGCGGGCGTGCTGCCGCTGCCAGAGGGATACCTCGCCGCGGCCCGCGAGATCACCGAGCGCCAGGGAGCGCTGCTGATCATCGACGAGATCCAGACCGGCGCCGGTCGCACGGGGGAGTGGTTCGCCTTCCAGCACGAGGGCATCACCCCCGACGCGATCACGGTCGCCAAGGGCATCGGCGGCGGGTTCCCGATCGGCGCGCTGATCACCTTCGGCAGCGCCAGCGACCTGTTCTACCCGGGCACGCACGGCTCGACCTTCGGCGGCAACGCGCTCGGCACCGCCGTCGCCGGCGCCGTCCTCGGTGAGATCGAGCGCGCCGACCTCGTCCGCAACGCCGCCGAGCGCGGAGCGCAGCTGCGCGAGGCGATCTCGGGCATCGACTCGGAGCTGATCACCGGATGCCGCGGCGCGGGGCTGCTGATCGGCGTGGGGCTGCGGCATCCCGTCGCCAAGGCGCTCGTCGCGGCCGCGCAGGAGCACGGCCTCGTCATCAACGCGCCCAACGACGAGACCATCCGGCTGGTTCCCGCCCTCACGATCGGCGACGTCGAGATCGACGAGTTCGTCGAGCTCTTCACGGCTGCGATCCGCACGGTGGAAGACGCCCTGGTGCTCGAGACCCCCACGGAGGTTCCCGCATGA
- the argF gene encoding ornithine carbamoyltransferase has translation MTRHLLRDDDLTHAEQDEILDLAVALKKDRWKLKTLEGPQTVAVIFDKSSTRTRVSFAVGIADLGGSPLIISTANSQLGGKETPADTARVLERQVAAIVWRTYAQAGLEQMAEGTRVPVINALSDDFHPCQLLADLLTIKEHKGDLKGLTLAFFGDGKSNMAHSYVLAGVTAGMHVRVASPETYAPRDDVIADADRRAAETGGSVTLYTDANEAAAGADVIVTDTWVSMGKEEEKLERLRDLGGYKVTQELMALAQDDAIFIHCLPADRGYEVDAEVIDGPQSVVWDEAENRLHAQKALLVWLLRQD, from the coding sequence ATGACCCGCCACCTGCTGCGTGACGACGACCTGACGCATGCCGAGCAGGACGAGATCCTCGATCTCGCCGTCGCGCTGAAGAAAGATCGCTGGAAGCTCAAGACGCTCGAGGGCCCCCAGACGGTCGCGGTCATCTTCGACAAGTCCTCGACGCGGACGCGCGTCTCTTTCGCCGTCGGCATCGCCGATCTGGGCGGCTCGCCGCTGATCATCTCGACCGCCAACAGCCAGCTCGGCGGCAAGGAGACGCCCGCCGACACGGCGCGCGTGCTCGAGCGCCAGGTCGCGGCCATCGTCTGGCGCACCTACGCACAGGCAGGGCTCGAGCAGATGGCCGAAGGCACGCGCGTGCCGGTCATCAACGCGCTCAGCGATGACTTCCACCCCTGCCAGCTGCTCGCCGACCTGCTCACCATCAAGGAGCACAAGGGCGACTTGAAGGGCCTGACGCTGGCGTTCTTCGGCGACGGCAAGTCCAACATGGCGCACTCCTACGTGCTGGCCGGCGTCACCGCGGGCATGCACGTGCGCGTGGCTTCGCCCGAGACGTATGCGCCGCGCGACGACGTCATCGCGGACGCGGATCGACGGGCGGCGGAGACCGGCGGATCGGTCACCCTCTACACCGACGCCAACGAGGCGGCCGCCGGAGCCGACGTGATCGTCACCGACACGTGGGTGTCGATGGGCAAGGAGGAGGAGAAGCTCGAGCGGCTGCGCGACCTGGGCGGGTACAAGGTGACCCAGGAGCTCATGGCGCTCGCGCAGGACGACGCGATCTTCATCCACTGCCTGCCCGCCGACCGGGGCTACGAGGTCGACGCGGAGGTCATCGACGGACCGCAGAGCGTGGTCTGGGATGAGGCCGAGAACCGGCTGCACGCCCAGAAGGCCCTGCTCGTCTGGCTCCTCCGCCAGGACTGA
- a CDS encoding heparan-alpha-glucosaminide N-acetyltransferase domain-containing protein, with protein sequence MSERSETKRAEPRHDGWLGSRWGRLNGPSRVAGVDLARGLAVLGMFAAHLLWISGPFDATQPDTWITVVQGRSSILFATLAGVSIGLMTGGRVPLPASRMATARGRLAVRAGLLWVLGILLIATGVPVYVILPAYALMFLLALPLTSLPARVLLPLAGALALIMPFVQIVLDAPLFWSTPVGNAVSVGLGWHYPFTTWIAFVVAGLGVARADVTRLRTQVWLVVAGACLALVGYGTDAATGAGPEAETASYLGALWTARPHSTGLLEVIGSGGFALAVLGACLLLCRTVLRWVVLPLRAVGAMPLTAYTLQLVVWAAIAAATLDRVGDLSGFRALEPFWPLTIGTIVLCTAWALLVGRGPLETALDAASRFAVPGDRRPVGPATSPTR encoded by the coding sequence TTGAGCGAGCGAAGCGAGACGAAACGCGCCGAGCCGCGCCACGACGGCTGGCTCGGGTCGCGCTGGGGGCGTCTCAACGGTCCGAGCCGCGTCGCCGGCGTCGATCTGGCGCGAGGGCTCGCGGTGCTCGGCATGTTCGCAGCGCACCTGCTGTGGATCAGCGGGCCCTTCGACGCGACGCAGCCCGACACCTGGATCACGGTGGTTCAGGGCCGCTCGTCGATCCTGTTCGCGACGCTCGCCGGCGTCTCGATCGGCCTCATGACGGGCGGGCGGGTCCCGCTGCCGGCGTCCCGCATGGCGACGGCACGCGGGCGGCTCGCCGTGCGAGCGGGCCTGCTGTGGGTGCTCGGCATCCTCCTCATCGCCACCGGCGTGCCGGTGTACGTGATCCTCCCCGCGTACGCGCTGATGTTCCTGCTGGCGCTCCCGTTGACGTCCCTGCCTGCCCGCGTGCTGCTGCCGCTCGCGGGCGCGCTGGCCCTGATCATGCCGTTCGTGCAGATCGTCCTCGACGCGCCGCTGTTCTGGAGCACGCCCGTCGGCAACGCGGTGTCGGTGGGACTCGGCTGGCACTACCCGTTCACCACTTGGATCGCGTTCGTGGTGGCCGGACTCGGCGTCGCCCGCGCCGACGTGACGCGACTGCGCACGCAGGTGTGGCTGGTCGTCGCCGGCGCATGCCTCGCCCTGGTCGGCTACGGAACGGATGCCGCCACCGGCGCCGGTCCAGAAGCCGAGACGGCGTCGTACCTCGGGGCGCTGTGGACGGCCCGCCCCCACTCCACGGGGCTGCTCGAGGTCATCGGGTCGGGCGGCTTCGCGCTCGCGGTACTCGGGGCCTGCCTGCTGCTTTGCCGCACCGTACTCAGGTGGGTCGTGCTGCCCCTGCGCGCCGTCGGTGCGATGCCGCTGACCGCCTACACGCTGCAGCTCGTGGTGTGGGCGGCGATCGCCGCCGCGACGCTCGACCGCGTCGGCGACCTCTCCGGCTTCCGCGCGCTGGAGCCGTTCTGGCCGCTGACGATCGGCACGATCGTGCTGTGCACCGCGTGGGCGCTTCTGGTGGGCCGCGGCCCGCTCGAGACGGCACTGGATGCCGCGTCCCGCTTCGCGGTCCCCGGTGACCGCCGACCCGTGGGTCCGGCGACGTCGCCCACACGCTGA